TTGATACAGATGAAGGTGCCCGCTATATCGGTGAGTTTGCCATTGGCGTAAATCCCTATATTCATACACCAATGAAGGACACGCTGTTTGACGAAAAGATTGGCGGAAGCTTCCACCTAACCCCTGGGAAGTGTTATGACGAAGCGAGTAATGGCAACAAATCAGCCATCCACTGGGATCTTGTTTGCATTCAAAACCCAGAATACGGCGGTGGAGAAATGTACTTTGATGGTAGGTTAATCCGTAAAGATGGTCTGTTCGTAATCGATGAACTCAAAGGCCTAAATCCAGACAATCTAAAATAGAACACAAGGGGACGGTTCTGCTGTGATGCACCGTCCCTTTGTGTTTAATAATAATTCCTTCTAAATGTCTACAAAGGCACATATATCTAGTATGTATGTGGTTTTTTGATTTGATTAATTTTTTAATTATGAAACATAGGAGGGATGAATTTGAGTATGGATTTTCGGCAAGCCGCAATTTTTGAACATCAATTCTGGTTACAGGTTTTAGGCGACCACGCGCGGTTTATCTTTAATACGCTGTCAACATCAGAGCAAGAAGAAATAAAGCATGCCCATTATTTTATATGTACCTTTGACGAATTACTAAATAAATCACGTGCTAAGCTTAGTGAGGCAGAGTTAATAGAATTGACCAAGGAAGCTAAACTATATTCAGAAAAAATAAGAAACTTCAAGCTACACTTAATTAAGCGTCATTTAGTAGGAGATATTGCTATCGGTTTACCGCCAACATTTCTAAATCATATGGTTACAGAAGTGGAGGAGTATTTACAAGTGCTCTGTATGCTTCTAAAGCAGCAAATGCCTATCATAGAAGCGATTGACTTACATTTAGCGTGGCTACTCGATGCAGCAGGCCATGCGGCGGCAGTCATGGGTGATGCCGATATGATTGAGAAGAATGTCATTGACCAGAGCGAATCATTTACACTAAGATTTGAGGAAATGTATATTAAAGCAGTTGAACTTTGCGATTATATGCGAACAGGTTTACGCACTTTTCCTAGGCTTGATCGTTTTAACCAACAGGTTGCCCAAGACATTTGGGACTTTAAGGTTTTCCTACGTGAGCTAGAAGGATTAGAAAAACAAAATAGATTTCTTACAGTGACTGATACACTTATGTTTGACCATATGGCTCGGGAAGAATGCTATTACTTGCATAAGCTGGCCCAAGTAACTTCATTACCAGCACCTAAATGTGATCCAACTCAGCCGAGGGTAGAGGGTTGCGAAGATGAATCTTAGTATCAAATAAGCAGGGGCACTAAGATATATAATTTTAGTATCCCTGCTTATTTATATGTGAGGAGTTATTCTTATTCTCTGTTATCCTTATCAACACGGGCTTCACCATGCCTTACCATGTTAACAATAAACAGTAGTAATACGGCACCTATGGTAGCTGTAATAATGGATCCAATCAACCCATAAGTTGTAAAGCCTAATAGGTCAAATAGGAATCCTCCGATAAAAGCACCAATTACACCGACAATGATATTACCACCAACTCCGAAACTGCTTCCTTGCATAATTTTACCAGCTGCCCAACCTGCGATTAAACCGATGATTAAAAACCAAATAAAGTTCATATAGTCTCACCTCCTTAATCTCCCTCATAGTTATCTTTTCTTAAAACAACATAAAGCATGCATAAAGAAGCTGGCAGTTTTTAAAACAAAACTTCCACAATTTATTAGTGGTTTACATGAAAAAAGTTGACTTTGAATCAGAATTATACAAATAATAATATAAGTATTATTCCAATTAAGAATAAAAGGAGGATAATTATGCCAGAAGGTGCTACTGAAACTAAAACATTAAAAGTAGGCGACCCTGCCCCTGATTTTGAACTGAAGGCATGTGGGCCACAGGAGCTTGTTAAGCTAAGTGATTTTAAAGGCAAGAAAAATGTGTTTATTGTATTTTATCCATTAGATTGGACACCTGTCTGAACGAACCAAATTCCTTCATACGAAAAAGAAATTCAGCGTTTTGAAGGATTAAACACCCAAGTTGTGGGTGTGAGTGTTGATAGTGTACCTAGTCATGATGCTTGGCAGAAGTCATTAGGAGGTATATCTTTCCCGCTTTGTTCAGATTTCTATCCCCATGGAGAAGTTACAGACAAGTACGGCATTTTAAGAGCAGAGGGTATCTCTGAGCGTGCTTTATTTGTTGTAGACAAAGAAGGGATTATCCGCTTCATAGATGTTCATCCAATTGAGAAGCAGCCAAATAATGAGGAAATATTTGCAGTATTAGAAAAGCTCCAGTAGTAGAAAACATCAGCAGTATTTCTTGTAATTGAATATTGTTAACAAAAGGGGAGAGCTTGAGCTAAAGAGCTCCTCTTTTTACTTGTCAGCCACTATACATGTCGTTAATTTCTTGTTAAAATATGTAGGAAGTATAAATGAAAATCGAATGTTATGTTAACTTTTTGCGAAAACCCTTATATAATAATTTATATGTAGTAAACTAATAACAAGGTGGTCCAGTAATGTTAATTCTCGTACTATTAATTATCTCAGCACTAGTGACGGTTTGGTCTATGATTGAAATTGTCTCACCAAGACTAGTGTTCAAGCTATACCAAAGGGTTGGTTTTTTACAAATGCCTGAAAAGAGTGCAATTAGATTAATTCGCATTGATGGCGTAATTAGCTGGCTAATCTTTAGTATAGTTACTGGGTACCTATACGGTAAATTATAATTTAAGGGAGTGTGTGGAAGGTTTGATAGTGATTTTAATGTTTATAATTAGCTTTATCCTGTCCTATGGATATTGGAACACATTCCGTCCGATACTTCAGGAGGTAGATGTTGACCTGCCAGGCTGTACAGAAAATGTATGTGGGATGAGAATTCTGCATTTATCAGATATGCATATGGAAAGAATTTCAGTTTCGCCAGAAAAGATGTATGAGCAGATTAAGGGTACTAACCCTGATATGATAGTCTTAACGGGTGACTATTTAGATGAGCCTGGTAATTTGCCAAAATGGGCTGTATACATGCAATATATTGCACGTTTACAGCCTAAATACGGAATGTATGCAGTATTAGGAAACCACGACTATCGTCTTGGAGATAAGGTTAACGAGCTTATTGCGATTATGGAGAGCTATAATTGCAAGGTTCTACAGAATGAGTCGATTCAAATTAATTATAAGGGTAAGGATATCAATATTATTGGTATTGATGATTACCATTTACGTCGCAGCAACTTAGAATTAGCGTACGCTAACATAGATGAACGAGCTCTTTCAATTGTCATAACCCATGATCCTAACATAATACTTCATATGGATGGGCGCCATAAAGTCGATTATCTTTTAGCGGGACATTTTCACGGCGGTCAATGTGATTTTCCTTATGCCTTTAGGTTATACCCTATGGGTGTGCTACCTAAGCAGAATTTGTATAAAGGCTTATTAGACTACAAAGGTAAACGCATGTATATCAGTGCTGGCTTAGGGCAAAGTGCTATCAATGTTAGATATAATTCTAGACCAGAGATAACATTGCATCGGCTGCAAGCAGAATAAAGCTATATATAATAATCAAAGCATGTCGAAGTGTGTCGAAATATGTCGAATACGAAAGAAACCATAAGAAAACTGTATTTCTAAAAGAATATTAGAGAATTGAAGATTAAGCAAGACTCTCTTGTCTGAGTCTTGTTTTTTGTTGTTTTCAATACTTGTAAAATTTGCCTAAATAGTGTGAAATAAGTGACTGGGTGTATTGTTTTAAATTGGCAATTTACCTAACTGAATTACCGAATGCCCTATTGGTATAAGTATATGATTAAGGTGGTAGTAGTGAAATGAAGGTATCTACAGAATTTATAACACCTGGACAAGTACTAGCTGAAGACATCTATAGCGGAAGTAATTGGTTGCTACCTCGCGGAATAATAATAAATCATAAAATTATTGACAGACTCAAGAAGTGGGGAGTCCAAGAAATTGCCATTGAGGCAACTGATGTCGATCAACAATTTAATAAATGCTATGAAGATGCAAAAAATGTTTTGGACAACTTATTTTATGATGTTCAAAATAATAGGGCTATTAATATTAATCCTGTTGCCAATACGATTAAAAACATGGCAGATATGATTTTTAATAACAACAACGTATTAAAAAGCTTTGAGCATATTCGCCATAGGGAAAAATATACCTTTATACATTCCGTCGATGTTGCGGTACTAGCGATATTAATTGGCTGTCAAAGAGGATATTCTAGAAGGACATTATATGAGCTTGGTACTGGGGCAGCTTTACATGATATTGGGAAAGTGAGAATACCTGTTGAAATTTTAAATAAAAAGAACAAATTAGATGAGCAAGAATTTATAGAAGTTCAAAAACACACAATCTACGGACATGAATTACTCCAATCATCTTTAGGGGTTAGTTATAATATTTCCTGTATCGCATTAATGCATCATGAACGACTTGATGGTAAAGGATATCCATTTAATTTACACAAAGGGACATTGCCAGAATTTGTACGCATCACCTCCGTTGCTGATGTTTATAGTGCACTGACTCTAAATAGACCATATAGGAAACGGATGACACCATCTGAGGCAATTGAAGTTCTATGGGGGATTGCAGGTAAACAAATTGATTTAGATATCTTGCGTTTGCTATTCCGTTCTTGTTCCATTTACCCTGTTGGCTGCAAAATTCGCTTGAACGACGGTAGAATTGGAGAAGTTATGCAAGCAAATCCTGAAGTACCAACTAGACCAATAATTAAACTTGATGGTGGATTAAATACCTCATCACAGGTTATTGATTTGAATAAACAGCTAAGTGTTGTAATCGAAGATTTAGTCATTTCTTAAATTAAATTTAAAGCTACAATCGAAATAGTCATAATCATAAGCTATAAAAGCATGCCATCTACTAATTAGAAGGTGTGCTTTTTATATGTAAATTTCTGTATATTTAATCAAACATAGTAAATTATATATAGAGAAGAAAAGAAGAAAAGACAGTTAGGTAAAATACACTCTATGGAGCGATTGGATGGAGACGCATATTGGCAAAAGTGCAACTAACGGAATTGAGGGCAGCGATTATGATATAATAGTTGTTGGTGCTGGGATTTCGGGTTTAACTGTAGCGTATGAAGTTCAGAAACAGGGACACAAAGTACTAGTCTTAGAAGCAAATAGCCGTGTTGGTGGAAGAATATATACGGAGCAGGTTGACGACTTCACATATGAAGTGGGTGCTCAGTTTTTAGGGGGGTTCTATAATGAAACCTTTAGGTTAATAAAAGAACTCGGGATTGAAAAAGACCTAGAACGATTTCATAATGCAATGTTTATACAAATGAAAGGGGTATTTCAATTAGCTGACCAAGAGTCACCCTGGCATCTGATGCTTCCACCAGGGCTTAAGATTAGAGATCGTATCAAGCTAAAAAACCTAATGTTTGACACCTTGAAAAACTGGTCGAAAATTAGCCATCAGGATATTGAAAAAAGTGCAGGGATTGATAATTTAACTATGGAGGAGTACGCATTTAAACGCTTAAATCCACATATACTACGAAGCTTCATATCGCCTATGATTTCATCCTTATATTTTATGAGCACAGCTGAGGCCAGTTATCCATTATTTATGACAATGCTTAAAAATGTACTCTCTTTTCACTTATATACTTTCCGTGGAGGCTTGAAGAAGCTGCCTGAAGCCTTAGCAAAAAAGTTAAATGTCAAGCTAGAGCAAAAAGCGGAGCAGCTTATAAGGACGCAGTATGGTTGGACTGTCGTAACAAGTAATCGTCAAAACTATCAAGAGCTTTGGAGTGCAAAAAAGGTTATTGTTGCTATACCGAGCATGCAGGCGTTGGAGCTTTTTCCAAAGGCTTTAGACTTAACATTAGAGCAAACTATTTTTCTAGAAAAACAGAAGTATACACAAACCACTAGTCTTATAACTGGATATAATCATAGAATTAGACCTGGTGCATATAGCTTTATTGTCCCTCCTACGGAGACATCTGGTGTATCAAGCATAACGCTTGAACATGAGAAATTCAGAAAGCATGTACCAGAGCCATATGGATTACATACATTATACACACATACCCATTTTACGGAAAAACTATCAGCATACAATAAAAGAGAAAAGAAAGTAATGATACTTAAGGAAGCAGAAAAATTGATTACAAGATATCGCGAACACGTAACATGGTCAAAGTTGTATGATGTACCTATTGGGCTACCACATCCTTACGTGAATAAAGCACAGGAGGTCAAGGATTTTCAATTTAAACAGCAACAAAATATAAATAAAGGGCTATTATTCTGTGGTGATTATTTGAATTGGCCTTCAATAGAAGGGTCAGTGGCTGTTGCAAAGAAAACGGCAAAAATGTTAAAACAACAGTAAATACAAATCTAAATCTAAATAAAATTCTGTATATGCAGGATTTTTTCTGTAATATATCGAAATAAGTCTTTATATAACCAATAATTAAAGGTGAAACTAAGTTCACAAAGTATAGCAATGTATAAGTTATATAAAGGAGAATTCTAGCTATGACAGAAAAGATACATACAGCCCACAGGGGAAAGGTACTACTAGTCTCCTTAAATGCAAAATACATACATAGCAATCTTGCTATAAGGTATCTAGAAAATTATTACCTAGAGCATGCTTATAAAAAATGTCCGATTGAGCTACAAAAAGCGGAGTATACAATCAATCAGCATGCTTCAGATATTGCAGCTAATATATATGAAATGAAAGCCGATATTGTCGGCTTTTCCTGCTATATATGGAACATAGAAATGATTTTTAAAATTGTTAAAAATCTAAAAAAAGTTGCACCAAATATTAAAATAATACTTGGAGGGCCAGAGGTCAGCTTTGACTCAAATAATTTGTTACTACAATATCCAGAAATTGATTATATTATTTGTGGAGAGGGAGAGTATGCCTTTGCTGAAGTAATCTGTTATGAACTTCAGGGGCATCATCAAGAAAAATATCAAAAAAACCTTGATTATTTTCTGCCTAATAACGTTAGCTACCGAGTTTCAAGTGCAAAGGAGATACGACCAGCCACAGAGCAAGGAAGGATTAAAGATTTATCCAATATATTGTCACCATATGAACAGGGTTTTGATTCAGAGCAATACAAGCACAGAATTATCTATTATGAAACATCTAGGGGCTGCCCTTATTCATGTCAATACTGTCTATCATCTACAGACCAAGGTGTGCGATTCTTTCCAATTGACAGGGTGAAAAGGGATTTATTAAAGTTCATCGCAGCAGAGGTAAAGCAGGTTAAATTTGTTGACCGTACCTTTAATTGCGCCCCTAAATATGCCATGGAATTATTCACGTGGATTATTGATAATCAACAAGGGAAAACAAACTTTCATTTTGAAATATCTGCAGATTTATTAACGGATGATATGATTGAATTTCTACAAAAAGCCCCTCAAGGTTTGTTTCAGTTCGAAATTGGTGTACAATCGACCCATGAACGTACATTAACGGAGATACAACGAACAACGAACTTTGAGAAGCTAAAGCGGGCAGTTGAGGAGATTCATGCAGGTGGCAATATTCATCAGCATTTAGATTTGATTGTCGGCCTACCATATGAAGGGTATCAGCAGTTTGCCAAATCCTTTAATGATGTATATGAATTACAGCCAGACAAGCTACAGATGGGCTTCCTGAAAGCCCTCAAAGGCTCGGGCATTAGAGCACGTGAACGTGATTACGGACTCGTATATACATCAGAACCACCGTATGAAGTGTTAATGACTAGCGTTCTTAGCTACAAGGAAATTATAAAACTAAAAGAGATTGAGCATACATTAGACCATTATTATAATTCCCATCAGTTCGATCAATCGTTAAAGCTTTTAATAAAAACCTTAAATACTAAACCGTTCGATTTTTATGAGCAGTTTGCAGATTATTGTAAGGAAGTGGGAGTCTTTGAACGCGCCCATAGTCAAGGGTCAATGTATAATACCTTATATGGTTTCTCTAAACGCTGCTTAGAGGAATCGAAAATAGAACCTTCAGCATGCAATGAAGTATTTTTGTTAAGGATTCAAGAGACATTGAAATTTGATTTTATCAGACTTAGCCCCCATGGGAAAATTCCTGATTTTATTATGGAGTTTCAACCAGAAGGCTTCAAGAAGCGCAAGCAAGCGATGCTAAGCAATCCAGACATCGTGCAAAAATACTTTCCACAATACGCTGAACTAAACATGAGAAATCTGAGTAAACGTGTACATATAGAAGTGTTTCAATATGATATTATGGGTAATAAAGAGGAACAAGTGTCATATTATATGTTTGTGTATCACGATGATCCATTGCAATTTAAAAGGGCAGATTGGTATGATATAACAACGTATTTTAATGAATAGAAGTACAATAACGAATATAATCCTGCTTAAAACGAGAGGGGTAATTCCTTTGCCAAAATCAATTAGTGATTGGTTTAAATATATAGATGGTCAGCTTATAGGACAGCTTAGTGAATGGCGAAGAACATTACATCAATTTCCTGAAATCTCAAACCAAGAATGGGAAACGGTCAAACGGCTAAAAGCATGGTTAAGAGATATGGAAATAGATATTATGGAGTTCGAAGGCATGCCAGGCTTTGTTGCGCTGATTCCTGGATTAACAGACGAAGAGATTGCATTCAGGGCAGACATTGACGCATTACCTATCGAGGAAGGTAAAGACTGCTCATACGCTTCCAAGGAGCTGGGAGTCATGCATGCCTGTGGTCATGATGGTCATATGGCAATATTACTTGGTCTAGCTAAGGTATTAAAGGAAATGCAGCTACAAGGCAAGCTGAAGAGAAGTGTACGGTTAATATTTCAGCACTCAGAGGAGCAGGTTCCAGGTGGAGCTATACCGATGATCGAAGCAGGTGCTTTAGGTAATGTTAAGAGAATTTTTGGCTTACATCTATGGTCGTCCTTAGAAATTGGCAAAATAGGAATCAGACCAGGGGTGATGATGGCAGCCGCAGACCGCTTTATCATCAATATACAGGGTAAGGGCGGTCATGGGTCAATGCCCCACCAAACAGTAGATACTATCATTGTGGCCAGTCAAGTTATACAGAGTCTGCAAACGATTGTTAGTAGGAATATCAACCCCTTAGATTCGGCTGTTCTATCGATTGGGACAGTACATGCTGGAACGAACTTTAACATCATTGCCGATAAAGCAAAATTAACTGGCACAGTTAGAACCTTCCTACCAGAGGTTCGAGCACAAATCAAACAGCGCATTGATGAAATTGTCACTCTAGTGTGTAAAACATATAACGCTGAACATACGTTGATATACATCGAGGGCTACCCACCAGTTAATAATCATGAGTCATTAACTGAAGAAGTGACAGCAGAGCTCAGCAAGGTTATTGACACTCAAAACATTATACAAATTCCCCCGGTCATGGGTGGAGAGGATTTCTCTTATTATCAAAAGCGAATTCCAGGTGTCTTTTTCTTTGTAGGTGCTGGTAATCACGCGAAGCAGTTCAATTATCCGCAGCATCATCCCAAATATGATATTGATGAAGATAGTTTAGCTGTAGGTGTCAAATGTTTCCTAGCAATTTACGAAAAATATAATAATACACAAGAAATAGGCTAACCAATTATTAAGCTCCTTCATACATTAGTAATGAAAACAATGAAGGGGTGAGAAACGGTGAGCAAGAACAATATTTTTGAAGATGAAAAGTTCAAAAACTTTTTCAATCAGCATAGTAATCAATTAAAAGGGTTAGCGAAAAAGATAACGCCAGAGTCACTAAACAACGAAAAACAGTTAAAGGAAACTTTAAAGACGCTAGCGCAAATAGCAAATATTAAAGCCGATGACACGAAACTTGACAATATCGTTGATATGTTAAAAAACCAAAAGCTTAATCCTAAAGATCCAGATTCGATAAATAAGGTTTTAAGTGATATTAAGAACAAAAAGAAATAACATTAACTAAAATTTGAATAGTTAGAAAGCTGCTGAGTTAATAATTCTCAGCAGCTTTTTTTTAGGCTCTAAAATAGGCATCTGTTTATTACATATTGCTCAATCTATCATACTATATCATGAGAAATCACTTAATAGTCTAATACTTAAAAGGAGGTGAAATTATGAGTCACTTTCTTACTGGTAACCTTCCGATGATTTTAGTGTTATTTATCTTGTTGGTGATTATTGCTTGCTATTGTAATGTATAAGAAAGAAAACAAATACGACTAGTTCGCGCTAGTCGTATTTGTTTTTATACTTGTTTATTTTGCTCTGACTCTGTGGATGATTTTAAGCTGTTTAGCAATCCGATAATTTCGGGCTTTTGTAGTAAATGCACAGCCTTATCTAATTGCTCTAAATTCAATTTCTTCAGAACACCTGAAAGTTCAGTTTTGTTTAAGCTATTAAGATTGATTTTATAGTTATCCATGATTGATATTAGTTTATTTAGTAATAGTAATGATTTTTCAACTGTATAGAGTGTAGTTATTAACTCCTTAGTTATATTATGAACATTCTTAATGGTAACTGTATCGATATTTGAGACGTTGTTGAGAGCGTTAGATACACTTTCTGTACTTACTTGCTGATTGCTAATAGATTTGTCCTTGGTAGACTTTGGCTTTGTTTTAATAGCAGTCTTTTTGCCTTTAGATTTTACTATTCGACTTGATTTTGCCTTTTGTTTACCTAAGGATACGTTTTGGGTTTGTTTGTTCATAGTTGTCACCTGCCCTTTCATAAGCTATACACCTATAGCCTATGCGAGCTAACTGGGGATGGTGAGTCAATAGTTTACAAAAAACGGGCGCTTTATATGGGTGAATGTCGATTACGAAAGCTGATAATCGTCCATAGACTATATATCAAGAAACATGGTAACAAAAGTTTATATGTTTCTATGAAAAATCATGTTTGAACTGCGAAAGGTGGTGAAATCATGAGCTGGTTAACAGATAACGTTTCTATGATATTAGTATTATTCATCTTGTTAGTGATTATAGCTTGCTATTGTAACGTTTAGTAAGTATGTCCATGTAAAGGTGGTGAAAATATGGCTTGGTTAACTGATAACATTTCGTTAATATTAGTATTATTCATTTTGTTAGTGATTATAGCTTGCTATTGCAGTCCTGTTGGCAGACCTAGATGCTAGTTAAATATTGGTTAGATACGGCTAGTTTTACTAGCCGTATCCTATCTTAATAGATACTGTGAATAGGAATATCATAAGGGGGTGAATGCATTGAGTAATCAGTTTGATTATAAAGGCTTAGGAGAAACACAACAGTATTGGTATCCACCTGGGCACAGACGTAGACGCCGTCGCCGTGTACATCGACGCATAACACCTGGCTTTGGTTTTGGGTTCTTTCCAGGACAAGGATTTTTCCCAGGGTTTTTTATAGGGCCTGGACATAGTCGCAGACGTCGTCGTGGTTGGGACTATGGTATTTATAACGATTAAGGTAAGGGTGCAATAACAAACGAACCGCGTGTAGCGGTTTGTTTTGCTATGAACAATTTCTGCTAGGGAGTGAAATATCTATTGAGCAGTATATATGAAAATAAAAAGGTGTTGCAATTACTTAGAAAACACGAAAAAAGAATTATAAATATGCTAAAAAATGTAGACCCAGAGACATTAAAAGACGAAGTTCAAATTAAAAAAATGCTAAGGTTGTTAGTCATGTTTAGTAATATACCAATTACTGAAAGTCAAATAAATCAACTAGCTAAGGATATTAAAACCTCAGGGCTTAACCCAAAGGATCCACAGGCTATCGAAAAATTTCTAAATAAACATAGCAAATCATAGTACTTTTAAGATGTTAGCTGTAAGTAGTTAAAATAGGCTAAACATTAGGCGTATGCTTGTTGCAGATGCTATATTAGCGCCATAAAATAAACTAAATACACGAAGGAGGTAGGTACTATGAAAGATGCTCATACTGCATGTGGATGCAGATCAGGTTCTGGAATTTGGTGGATATTAATTATTGCATTTTTGTTCTTCTTCTTTTTCTTCACTCCAGGGTTCTATTAAGCGGATGAACAGAAAGGTGGTGAAATTATGTGCTTCGTAACGGATAATCTATCATTGATTTTAGTGTTATTTATACTTTTAGTGATTATAGCTTGCTATGCTTGCTAATAATACTGCTCACTTGTATCAGGGAAGATAGGAATAGTCATAAGCTGTTGCAGAACAAACAAGTTCAATTGCAACAGCTTTTTTTATACCCATCTAATATACGCTAGCCTATTTTTAATTAATCTAGTTATTTACACAGTCGATATGAATCCATGCTCATATACTGCTAATAAAATATTAGTTAGTATTCTCACTATTATCACTATTTGAGTCATCAGCATCAAAATCAAGGCCGTTTTTTAATAATTCAACTACCATAGGTGACTGTAAAATGCTTATTGTTTGCTCGAGTTGGTTAACATTTATTTTTTTTATAAAATCTGTTGCTAAACGTAATATGTTTGGACCACCAGAGCTAGAGGCGGATTTCCCAGTAATAGTGGCTAGATTTATATTATAGTTGTCAAGCACGGTCAGGGTTTTCACCACAATATCTAAAGATTTATCAACGGTATGCAGTGTAGATATTACATCTTTAGTCAATGAATGAATCGCATTAATGTTAAGGGAGTCACCTATTGGTAAAATGTTTTTTTCCAACTCGAAGTTATTTGAATCTGAAACATCTTGATCAGG
The sequence above is a segment of the Desulfuribacillus alkaliarsenatis genome. Coding sequences within it:
- a CDS encoding stage VI sporulation protein F — encoded protein: MSKNNIFEDEKFKNFFNQHSNQLKGLAKKITPESLNNEKQLKETLKTLAQIANIKADDTKLDNIVDMLKNQKLNPKDPDSINKVLSDIKNKKK
- a CDS encoding stage VI sporulation protein F — encoded protein: MSSIYENKKVLQLLRKHEKRIINMLKNVDPETLKDEVQIKKMLRLLVMFSNIPITESQINQLAKDIKTSGLNPKDPQAIEKFLNKHSKS